Proteins from a single region of Pseudomonadota bacterium:
- a CDS encoding iron ABC transporter permease — METRTITSDRAGAIWLGALVASMVLLPWYKAQALWAGPATSALSEALGGHGWLWPMLAVIAALCLLATRRKWQASDAALGLVVAAIALYIWQAFSVGLRGPNAAWLGGVFPDALQGQTGLGWGGFIAGAMLVGLLSDIFAARGFCRGERFASLAIVGIVAALTTFVFFPILKLGLAAFIDVDGNLALVTFVERLIAPELWGMACFYSGLRCGVVVNTVILGVLSATLATALGLALALLVNRTDFRMKRALRAVSILPIITPPFVVGVAIIVLFGRTGLVTGWGADLLGVRPSRWVYGLPGVLMAQVLAFAPITFLVLLSTLEAINPTLEEAARTLGARSMKTFRTVTWPLLRPGLAAAFLLAFIESLADFGNPIVLGGGFEVLSVKIFFAVVGARYDLGNAATLAMILLGLTLIAFWLQMKWMGNKSYVTVTGKSDAGLAAPLPPILKIGVFAVVIPWVVFTLAVYIIVAAGGFVTDIGRWDLTPTFNHLVTAFRFEINEEGLRLFGSAWDSMLTTLWVSGLAAPLTTLVGILTAWLVARQDFAGRRAFEFGTMLSFAIPGTVVGVSYVAAFNVPPVDMTGTAAILVICFVFRNMPVGMRAGLAALAQIDKSMEEASQTMGGGGLTTLRRVVLPLIKPAVFTALVYSFVTAMTAVSAVIFLVSARHNMATAYIMGRVEAGEYALAIAYSATLMIVMIVCVALIQLLVGTRKLGRRKELQGRSPPSDDAASTAVPAE; from the coding sequence GTGGAAACGCGAACCATAACATCGGACCGAGCCGGAGCAATCTGGCTCGGTGCACTCGTGGCGTCGATGGTTCTGTTGCCTTGGTACAAGGCGCAGGCACTTTGGGCGGGACCGGCGACCTCGGCGCTTTCTGAAGCGCTAGGCGGTCACGGCTGGTTATGGCCTATGCTTGCCGTCATCGCGGCGCTTTGCTTGCTGGCGACACGCCGCAAATGGCAGGCAAGTGATGCTGCGTTGGGTCTCGTGGTCGCGGCGATTGCCCTCTATATTTGGCAGGCGTTCTCCGTTGGCCTTCGCGGCCCGAATGCTGCCTGGTTGGGCGGCGTGTTTCCCGATGCACTCCAAGGTCAAACCGGCCTTGGGTGGGGCGGTTTCATCGCAGGCGCCATGCTTGTAGGCCTCCTGTCCGATATCTTCGCCGCGCGCGGATTTTGCCGCGGCGAACGTTTCGCGTCTCTCGCGATCGTCGGCATCGTCGCCGCGCTGACGACCTTTGTTTTCTTTCCGATCCTTAAGCTTGGGCTCGCCGCCTTCATCGACGTTGATGGCAATCTGGCGCTGGTGACTTTCGTCGAACGGCTGATTGCACCCGAACTCTGGGGCATGGCGTGTTTTTATAGCGGCCTGCGGTGCGGCGTTGTGGTCAACACCGTGATACTGGGAGTCCTGTCGGCGACCCTTGCGACGGCACTTGGCCTTGCGCTCGCCCTGTTGGTCAACCGCACAGATTTCCGCATGAAGCGGGCCCTAAGGGCGGTCTCTATCCTGCCGATCATTACCCCGCCCTTCGTGGTCGGCGTCGCCATTATTGTCCTTTTTGGCCGCACAGGGCTGGTCACGGGCTGGGGCGCGGATCTTCTGGGCGTAAGGCCATCGCGCTGGGTCTACGGATTGCCCGGCGTTTTGATGGCGCAGGTTCTCGCGTTCGCGCCCATCACCTTTCTGGTTCTTCTATCCACGCTGGAAGCAATCAATCCTACGCTTGAGGAAGCGGCGCGCACGCTCGGTGCGCGGTCCATGAAGACTTTCAGAACGGTCACCTGGCCGCTGCTGCGACCGGGCTTAGCGGCGGCATTCCTGCTGGCCTTTATCGAGAGCCTCGCCGACTTTGGTAATCCAATCGTTTTGGGCGGTGGCTTCGAAGTTCTGTCGGTGAAAATATTCTTCGCCGTTGTCGGTGCGCGCTACGATCTGGGCAACGCGGCGACGCTTGCCATGATCCTTCTGGGCCTGACGCTCATCGCCTTCTGGTTGCAGATGAAGTGGATGGGCAACAAAAGCTACGTCACGGTGACCGGTAAGTCGGACGCTGGCCTCGCGGCGCCGTTGCCTCCGATCCTCAAAATCGGTGTATTCGCCGTCGTTATCCCCTGGGTCGTGTTCACGTTGGCGGTCTACATTATTGTCGCCGCCGGCGGCTTCGTCACCGACATCGGTCGTTGGGACCTGACACCAACCTTCAACCATCTGGTCACCGCGTTCCGCTTCGAGATCAACGAGGAAGGTTTGCGCCTGTTCGGTTCAGCATGGGACTCCATGCTGACGACCCTTTGGGTTTCAGGCCTTGCCGCTCCACTGACAACTTTGGTGGGCATCCTGACGGCTTGGCTCGTCGCTCGGCAAGACTTTGCCGGCCGCCGAGCATTTGAGTTCGGTACCATGCTCTCTTTCGCGATCCCCGGCACCGTGGTCGGCGTCTCGTACGTTGCGGCTTTCAACGTGCCACCGGTTGACATGACCGGGACGGCGGCAATCCTCGTTATCTGCTTTGTCTTCCGCAACATGCCGGTTGGTATGCGCGCGGGGCTCGCCGCGCTGGCGCAGATCGACAAAAGTATGGAGGAGGCGAGCCAAACCATGGGCGGTGGCGGCCTGACGACCTTGAGGCGGGTCGTCCTCCCGCTCATCAAGCCTGCCGTGTTCACGGCACTGGTCTATTCGTTCGTGACGGCAATGACGGCGGTTTCGGCGGTGATATTCCTCGTTTCGGCGCGCCACAACATGGCGACCGCATACATTATGGGCCGCGTCGAGGCTGGGGAGTACG